In the genome of Triticum urartu cultivar G1812 chromosome 5, Tu2.1, whole genome shotgun sequence, one region contains:
- the LOC125509078 gene encoding photosystem II protein D1, translating into MTAILERRESTSLWGHFCNWITSTENRLYIGWFGVLMIPTLLTATSVFIIAFIAAPPVDIDGIREPVSGSLLYGNNIISGAIIPTSAAIGLHFYPIWEAASVDEWLYNGGPYELIVLHFLLGVACYMGREWELSFRLGMRPWIAVAYSAPVAAATAVFLIYPIGQGSFSDGMPLGISGTFNFMIVFQAEHNILMHPFHMLGVAGVFGGSLFSAMHGSLVTSSLIRETTENESANEGYKFGQEEETYNIVAAHGYFGRLIFQYASFNNSRSLHFFLAAWPVVGIWFTALGISTMAFNLNGFNFNQSVVDSQGRVINTWADIINRANLGMEVMHERNAHNFPLDLAAVEVPSING; encoded by the coding sequence ATGACTGCAATTTTAGAGAGACGCGAAAGCACAAGCCTGTGGGGCCACTTCTGCAACTGGATAACTAGCACTGAAAATCGTCTTTACATCGGATGGTTCGGTGTTTTGATGATCCCTACCTTATTGACCGCAACTTCTGTATTTATTATCGCCTTCATCGCTGCCCCTCCAGTAGATATTGATGGTATTCGTGAGCCTGTTTCTGGTTCTTTACTTTATGGAAACAATATTATCTCTGGTGCTATTATCCCTACTTCTGCGGCGATCGGATTGCACTTTTACCCAATTTGGGAAGCTGCATCTGTTGATGAGTGGTTATACAATGGTGGTCCTTATGAGCTAATTGTTCTACACTTCTTACTTGGTGTAGCTTGTTATATGGGTCGTGAGTGGGAACTTAGTTTCCGTCTGGGTATGCGTCCTTGGATTGCTGTTGCATATTCAGCTCCTGTTGCAGCTGCTACTGCTGTTTTCTTGATTTACCCTATTGGTCAAGGAAGCTTTTCTGATGGTATGCCTTTAGGAATCTCTGGTACTTTCAACTTTATGATTGTATTCCAGGCAGAGCACAACATCCTTATGCATCCATTCCACATGTTAGGTGTAGCTGGTGTATTCGGCGGTTCCCTATTCAGTGCTATGCATGGTTCCTTGGTAACCTCTAGTTTGATCAGGGAAACTACTGAAAATGAATCCGCTAATGAGGGTTACAAATTTGGTCAAGAGGAAGAAACTTATAATATTGTGGCTGCTCATGGTTATTTTGGCCGATTAATCTTCCAATATGCTAGTTTCAACAACTCTCGTTCTTTACACTTCTTCTTGGCTGCTTGGCCTGTAGTAGGAATCTGGTTCACTGCTTTAGGTATTAGTACTATGGCTTTCAACCTAAATGGTTTCAATTTCAACCAATCTGTAGTTGATAGTCAAGGTCGCGTTATTAATACTTGGGCTGATATCATCAACCGTGCTAACCTTGGTATGGAAGTAATGCACGAACGTAATGCTCACAACTTCCCTCTAGACTTAGCTGCTGTTGAAGTTCCATCTATTAATGGATAA
- the LOC125509079 gene encoding maturase K-like, producing MEKFEGYSEKHKSRQQYFVYPLLFQEYIYAFAHHYGLNGSEPVEIVVSCNNKKFSSLLVKRLIIRMYQQNFLDNSVNHPNQDRLLDYKNYFYSEFYSQILSEGFAIVVEIPFSLREFFCLKEKEIPKFQNLRSIHSIFPFLEDKFLHLDYLSHIEIPYPIHLEILVQLLQYRIQDVPSLHLF from the coding sequence ATGGAAAAATTCGAAGGGTATTCAGAAAAACATAAATCTCGTCAACAATACTTTGTCTACCCACTTCTCTTTCAGGAATATATTTATGCATTTGCCCACCATTATGGATTAAATGGTTCTGAACCTGTGGAAATAGTTGTTAGTTGTAATAACAAGAAATTTAGTTCACTACTTGTGAAACGTTTAATTATTCGAATGTATCAGCAGAATTTTTTGGATAACTCGGTTAATCATCCTAACCAAGATCGATTATTGGATTACAAAAATTATTTTTATTCTGAGTTTTATTCTCAGATTCTATCTGAAGGGTTTGCGATCGTTGTGGAAATCCCATTCTCGCTACGGGAATTTTTTTGtctgaaagaaaaagaaatacCAAAGTTTCAGAATTTACGCTCTATTCATTCAATATTTCCCTTTTTAGAAGACAAATTTTTGCATTTGGATTATCTATCACATATAGAAATACCCTATCCTATCCATTTGGAAATCCTGGTTCAACTCCTTCAATACCGTATCCAAGATGTTCCATCTTTGCATTTATTTTGA